GCTCACCATCTTTCATCAACCTTGGCACCGGCAAGCTTGCGAAGATAGTTACCCCACTTCGGATCGTAGCCCGGCATACGGTTCTCCAGCTTCGCTCCATCGTTCCACCAGTGGGCTACCGTCCGGCCCATGCTCGATCCGCGCCGCGTATGCAGGTCGACCATGAAGTCTTCCACCTCTACCTTGCGCTCGCCGCGTTCGACCACCTCGCGCGTCCAACCCGAGAGCTCCATCGACATGTTGTCCTTCGGCGCCGTCGCAAGCAGGCGCACGGCGTGCGCGCAGTAGATCCAGCGATCGCCGGGATCGACCATGCGCCCAGCCTGCAGATAGAGCGCGTTGATAATCGACGGAGCGGCCGGCATCCCGAGCCCGACATCTTCGGTCGCGATGATCTCAAGCCTCCGCCATAGCACCTCTTCCGCCTCCGCTCCCGAGGCAAAGAACTCATAGGCTGCAATAGCAGCCTCTTCCACGCGCCCGCGGCGAATGCTCTTCTGGAGCACCGAGCGGAGTTCGTCGATGGGGAAGCCGTGAATGCTTGTTGTGCGACTCCAAACGTCTTTGCTTTGATAGTTCTCTGACATCTTCGTTCCCTTGTCCGCTGGATTGGTTTGGGCCTCGGCCCATCCCTTGCATCATAGCGGCATCGTCTGCCGAGACTGATTTAACTGAGTATTCCGGTGCGCCGATTTGGTGTACGCTTTGCGAGCAGCCCATCTCGCTCTCAAGGCCGGATCGATGAAGAAGACGGACCCGAGCATCACATATCTCAACAGCTACGGATATAACGTCGTCAAAATGCCGCGTGCGGGGATCGAGGTGATGGACCTGGTCGGACGGGACGAAACGACCCAGATCATCGGGCCCATCAGCGCCATCTGGACGAGCACTGAGCCTGCACCCGTGCCTTCACCTCCACGCGCTATGCCGAATGTGAACGGCCAGAAGACCGACTCGCTCGACCTCTCGCTCGGACTCGATGTGCTCGCCGGAGCCCTGCAGGCGCTCGGCGCTTCCGCCCCATCGCTCAAGCTCGCCTTCCATAGCGCGCGCAGCGTCCAGTTC
This genomic window from Granulicella sibirica contains:
- a CDS encoding AAA family ATPase → MSENYQSKDVWSRTTSIHGFPIDELRSVLQKSIRRGRVEEAAIAAYEFFASGAEAEEVLWRRLEIIATEDVGLGMPAAPSIINALYLQAGRMVDPGDRWIYCAHAVRLLATAPKDNMSMELSGWTREVVERGERKVEVEDFMVDLHTRRGSSMGRTVAHWWNDGAKLENRMPGYDPKWGNYLRKLAGAKVDERW